Genomic segment of Paenibacillus segetis:
CATGAACCGTCGTTATATGATCACCGAACCCTGTCGTAAATGCTTCTGCAGATATCTCCCTGTTGTTAAACAAAATAGGTTTCTTAGCCGTGGTCTGGGCCACAAGTAAACCCACCACAAGCACAATATTTATCACAAGCACTAATATGACAACTAAAACAACAGATAATAAATATCTTCCGGTTAGCCACCACTTCATGGTTTAATCGTCCTTTACAACTAGTTTATAACCTAAGCCTTTGACTGTAATTAGATACTCTGGATCTGAAGGCTGCACCTCAATTTTCTCCCTCAACCTGCGGATATGTACCATGACCGTATTATCAAAACCTATAAAGTCCTCCCCCCACACTTGCTCACATAGGCTCTCTTTACTTATAATCCGATTCACATTCTTAAGCAGATACGTGATTAATCCAAGTTCTTTTGGCCTTAGCTCAATGGTCTCCCCATTCTTTCTGAATTCTGCTCTTTGCTCATCTAATTCGAAGGGACCTACTTTCAATAGGTTATCTTCTTTATCGGTCTGAACATATTCAGCTCTACGCAATTGTGCCTTTACACGATAAGCAACTTCCTTAGGGCTAAATGGCTTTACAATATAGTCATCTCCACCAATAGCAAATCCGAGAATCTTATCAATTTCCTCCGTCTTTGCAGACAAGAACAAAATTGGCACATTAGAGATGCTTCTTATCTGTTTACAAACATCGTATCCCTCTCCATCAGGCAGCATAATGTCCAATAAAACGATGTCAGGTTGTGTCTGCCTAAATTGAATTAATCCGTCTTGTACGGTTGTCGACGTATACACATGATCTATTCCTTCTTTGGTTAATACAGTATTCAAAATCCTTAAAATATCTTCTTCATCATCTATAATCAGAACCTTTGCGTCTTTTAGCGACATGTAATGACTCCTCCCCTGAAAATTTCTCTGTCGTAATGTTAGTATAATGCACAGATCACCAGTTTAATCAAAATAAGGACTTAGTTATCTTTGATTAGGATAACTAAGTCCTTCGTCACACTTGTTCAAGTGGTGCCTTCTAATTTTTCCTTCGCTTTATTCGGAATCTCCTCTTTCTGAACCTCTTGATAGGAAGTTACGCCTTTGCTGTCCTTCACAAATAAGTTTAGATACGCTTCTTCACGAAGCTGTTTACTACTTGTAAATGTAAATACTTTTTCTTCTCCTGCTTCATTATAGGCGGGTAAAGTATATTCATACGTCACAAACTTCTCCCCACGATCTGATTTACTTTCTATCTTTTCTCCCCCACCTTTAATCTGAACATAATAATTATCTGCACCTAGCCTGTTTAAATTAACATTTTGCATGAAGACCAGTAGTCCAACGACCACTACGATGATTGTTGATACAGCTATGATTATCTTTTTCATGGGTTGCTCCCTCACATTCATTTATTTAGTTAGTTGTCGTCACGGTTTTATAGTAAGCATGTACAGTTAAGAAGTAATAAACGATATAGATACCTGTGTAAACTCCCATGCAGATCATCACAGGAATAACTAAGTTCATCTGTAACATCCTTGAAAAAGCCGTCAATGCCACCGCACAATGAGCTATACCAGCAATCAAAGGTAGGCCAAAAATAAATAACATTTGCTTAGCGATGGTTCGTTTTACTTCTTTTTTATTCACACCGATTTTGTGTAAAATCTCATACCGCTCTTTGTCTGAGTTGGCTTCTGTTAATTGTTTGAAGTAGATAATGCTACCTGTCGCCGTAAGGAATACGAGTCCTAAAAAGCCCCCCATAAAAATCATTAGCCCTGAGGATTCTAAGCCGGCAGCATAATCCTCATAGAAGCTAGAAAAGTTAGCTTGCTCTGGCATGATCGCTTGAATTTGTTCTGTTAGTTGCTTTGCATGATCTTCTTTGGTGATTTTATATGCAACCATATTCTGTAGGGTTGTTTCTTGTTTCAAGTCGGTAAATAGTTCATCACTGACAACAATAGTAGCGCCAGCAGTTCTTAGATTGAGTACATTAAACTTCTTCAAAACCTTAAATGTAATATCCTCATCGCGATCATTCAGTTGTAAAGAAACTGTTGATCCGACATATGCAGGTGAGAACTTTTCGTTGTAGCCGGCATCTAACACAGCTGCTTCATTTGCTTCTAACGATAGCGTGTCATTTCTGGATTGTAATGTAGCTAATTTATTAAAATCACGGTTTGAAATGACGGTATAGATCATCTCATCACTTGAAAATAGACTATTTAAGTTAGTTACATCTGCATCTATCTGAAGCGTTGGTATCGTCTCATGATAGACCAGCCCATGATCTCTGTTATTAATGATTATGTCTTTTACTTTTGCATCCTCATTATTATCTCCCTCAATAAACATCATGCTACTCGGGTCGGCCATCTCAACATTACTTCTGTTGTTGTAATACAAACTATAGGCTGTGCCGACTGCTGTTAATGTCGTAGCACTAAGCACGGCGATAATCGTTAATGTCCGAGCATTTCCTTTGATTCTGAATAATAGCTGGGAGGTGCCGATCAAGTTAATTCCATTCCAATATCTCTTTGTGTTTTTTCTGGATACCTTCAATAAATACACTGTCAAACTACTAAATAAGAAATACGTCCCCAGGATCACGGTGATTAAGATAACAAGCGGAGTGATCATTAAACCCATTGTTCTCCACAACTTAGAATCCAACATGTCCTGGAGCGCAAGTCCATAACCAATCCCTATGAATACGACGGATAACAAAGCGATGATAAAAGATCCTCGTGGCTCTCGTTCTCCTTCTTTGTCTGCTTGGAAAAGTTCGATTAATTTAAAACGATAAATTAAACGATATCCATGGAACGATGTAACAAGCGTAATGATCGTGAATACAACAATCGTGTTTACAATCGCTGCAAATGAAATGGTGAAGTTCGTCATCACTTCATAGCCCATAACGTTCATTAAAATCATCACAAAAAACTTCGACAATACCGAACCGAGTACAATACCCACAATGAGAGCTAAAAATCCCATGATAAAGTTCTCATAAAAAAGCATGCGACCGATTTGTTTCTTACGAACTCCAAGTAGAGAATATAACCCGACTTCTTTTTTACGTTTACGTGTAAAGAACGAGTTGGAATACCAAATAAAAATAGCTACAAAAATAATTAATACAAACGCCGCTCCACTAAATACGGAACTAATTTTAGGCGACGCCTCAGATGTAGCCTGAATTGTTGTATCGTACTTCAACGAAACGAATACAAAGTAAATCACAATACTAAATATCATCGAAGCAAAGTAGAGAAAATAATTA
This window contains:
- a CDS encoding response regulator transcription factor yields the protein MSLKDAKVLIIDDEEDILRILNTVLTKEGIDHVYTSTTVQDGLIQFRQTQPDIVLLDIMLPDGEGYDVCKQIRSISNVPILFLSAKTEEIDKILGFAIGGDDYIVKPFSPKEVAYRVKAQLRRAEYVQTDKEDNLLKVGPFELDEQRAEFRKNGETIELRPKELGLITYLLKNVNRIISKESLCEQVWGEDFIGFDNTVMVHIRRLREKIEVQPSDPEYLITVKGLGYKLVVKDD
- a CDS encoding YxeA family protein; translated protein: MKKIIIAVSTIIVVVVGLLVFMQNVNLNRLGADNYYVQIKGGGEKIESKSDRGEKFVTYEYTLPAYNEAGEEKVFTFTSSKQLREEAYLNLFVKDSKGVTSYQEVQKEEIPNKAKEKLEGTT
- a CDS encoding FtsX-like permease family protein — protein: MTLFSIASKSIKKNFSNYFLYFASMIFSIVIYFVFVSLKYDTTIQATSEASPKISSVFSGAAFVLIIFVAIFIWYSNSFFTRKRKKEVGLYSLLGVRKKQIGRMLFYENFIMGFLALIVGIVLGSVLSKFFVMILMNVMGYEVMTNFTISFAAIVNTIVVFTIITLVTSFHGYRLIYRFKLIELFQADKEGEREPRGSFIIALLSVVFIGIGYGLALQDMLDSKLWRTMGLMITPLVILITVILGTYFLFSSLTVYLLKVSRKNTKRYWNGINLIGTSQLLFRIKGNARTLTIIAVLSATTLTAVGTAYSLYYNNRSNVEMADPSSMMFIEGDNNEDAKVKDIIINNRDHGLVYHETIPTLQIDADVTNLNSLFSSDEMIYTVISNRDFNKLATLQSRNDTLSLEANEAAVLDAGYNEKFSPAYVGSTVSLQLNDRDEDITFKVLKKFNVLNLRTAGATIVVSDELFTDLKQETTLQNMVAYKITKEDHAKQLTEQIQAIMPEQANFSSFYEDYAAGLESSGLMIFMGGFLGLVFLTATGSIIYFKQLTEANSDKERYEILHKIGVNKKEVKRTIAKQMLFIFGLPLIAGIAHCAVALTAFSRMLQMNLVIPVMICMGVYTGIYIVYYFLTVHAYYKTVTTTN